atcACAAGTTTACTGTAGATAATCCAAAACTCTGCTGTATTTTACTTGATCTACTCTTGTACTTCTCtctatgtttttattgcagAGCACGAGAGTCGACTCTGGCTGTTTTAAATGACTTGACTGGACTCTAAaccagagactgtaaataaagatggacgacgcgtctccacttcctccctttatccagaaatgaagccaaaatatcctggatacgaacaaTGTCctgttgaacaaacatcagtagGATAAGAGCTACTTAAAATGATAGAAAGCATCTTATTCAATAcgtattttgacattttagtttggtccatgtcctatctgcTGAATTGGAGGAGCTGggatttatgatctatactaaaccaaccaccagggggcgatcaagatgcatcggcttcacttttagggatcCACCATGTtgcccatctttatataaagtgtaTGCTTCTAACCATGAACGTACCATACACAATTTGTTATTGTAACTGCATGtgcgtgtatatatatatatatgtgtacattTTGCATGAAGTCCAGTTAATCAATGCTTATGTAAGTCTTTTGGTACAGTTTTACATGTGaataaaaagatatttgaatatttttaatctttaaagtTAGTCTCCGGTAAATCAATCTCTTGTTGGGAAGCCAGAGTCGCTCAGTGGGATTCTCCTGAAAAGTATATTTCCTGAATTCttgaacttttcattttcagaaattGAGGCCCGACTATGTGAGCTTTTATCTGACAAGACGCTGCTTAAAGGTACAGTTAGTAAAAGCAGGCAAACAAATATTAGTCAAGGAAAATACAAATCTAATTAATACTCTTATTAATAGCTGTGTTTCCACTGTTGgagcagctggtggagaagCAGGAAGTCTCTCACGAAAATGAAATCCATTCCCGAATGTTGACAGTGAAGGTGAAAGACAAACAGTGGAGTTGTAAATCGTCCCAGTGAGGTTGAGACTGGTTGAcaggtctgtttgttttaatgaacaGAGACAAGGGGTTTGACTCTGAGGGAAAGAAATGAACTGGAGCAAGAGCTGGTGCTGCCCTCCAGTGGTAACAGCTTGTAACTTCACAGCGCTGCAGGGACGTGCTGTACATGCTGGGCAGAGTCCAGGCTGATAACACTGAATGTTCAACTGTACTGAACTGCATGGATTTACAAAGCTACTCATTTAAAATTACACATCAGGAGTTtgaaacattattattaatgttattataaatatcacaggaagtagatggatagatggatagatggacagatggatagatggatagaatggacaagagggaaaaaaatgataatCAAAGTCCCCTGGTCTGTGACAAAATATTATATTGTTGCTGATCAGAAACCATTTATACcaacaatagaaaaaaagataaGCATAACCTTAAGAGATAAAGAGCTATTAATTTTATTATCCCATTAAACgacacaaccacaacacagaTAAGcctttatcacacacacagacacacacacacacacacacaaggcctGTGTGTTCGGTCAGTGCTAAAACTGCTTTGTCACTGAGATCCTTTATAGATCCTAATAAAGTTTCAACGTGTGCCTGGTACGTGTATGTGTTGGGGATTTTCTCGACTTTTGCAATTTAGCAGCCATCTACTATTCCCAAAAAGTGGTCGACTAGTCGATTAATCGCAGGTGATTAAGTGTTAACGCCTTGCATTGCAACTATAACTATACACTCTGGCGAAGCGTACAGGCTACAGGCTAAGGGGCAAATCACTAGTGACCCTGAGATACCTGCCGACGATGCTGAAGGGTTCCCAACTAACAACTGCTCCAACTATGCCACCATAACGGAGGAGGAACTTGCAACATCTCATCCCAAGTAgctcctgctgcagtttgtgcttGTAGCAAAACACCTGCGATGTGCATTTCACCTGTCGATAAGAACAGCTCCCCCGGCTGCATATCTGCTGTAGATGCCGCTGCTGCTGATAAACCCACAGATAGACAACTAGTCCACAACGGTGCACAGATTAGTGGTTTTGAGGAGTCTGTGAAACCCCTGATATATATTAGTGTGTTCCTCGTTTTCTGCTTTATCCACCAAGGCAGCAGATGAAATTATAGCAAGGACAAGACGGGAATAGAGATAGTGAGGAAAGATACGGGAGAGGAGATCACGCATCATGAACTGATGTTTGATAAATCCTCTTGAATGAGGATTCAGGATTGTACGGTGAGTCCAATGTCAACCACTAATTCAACCTTTCTCCTCAGACTGTTGCAGCCGTTATCAGTCAGATATGAGATACCTGCTTGGTGGGGTagcgctctctttctctcaggtGAACTTTAAACCTCCCTTTTCATTATATAACTTCCtttatcagacaggtgcatcAGCGTCTGTACCTCTACCTggcctctgcagctctgtcagctcctctgatGCTACAGCCTGCCTGTGCTGCCGGGACACGAACACTgacaagctgcacacacacaccccaccgacacagagacagacggagaacCGGCTGCCAGGCAGACAAAACATTCGCACAGTCGCACGGAGGGAAAAACGCACAGCACCATGGGCTGCTGTAACAAGGAGTGCGGACTCATAGCCGGAGCCGTGATTGGGGCTGTGGTAGCCATCCTGGGAGGGGTCCTCATCCCAGTGGGGAACCGCATCATTAAGGGAACAGTGGAGAAGGTATGGTGCTCGGTTTCACCCCCGGGCAGCGAGTGACTgggagtgtgagtgtgcacgcAGAGATCAAGGTGAATCAGGAGAAACGGGAGGAGagaggcatgtgtgtgtgtgtttgtgtttctgagcgCCGCTTCAACTGGTAAACAAGAAGCTGTGCACAGAGCCAAAATCAGCATCTGTGATTTTTGTTAGAGAAACTGTAGAGAAGAATGTTTTCACGATTTACAGATTATTAACAGAGCATCCACCTTGTGCACGGATCAGCTGGGCAGCCGGCCTGCTGGCAGTCTTGAGGAATGTTAAAAATAGAccgtctgtgtgtctgcgggGTTTAGGAGTCCGTCATTGAGCCTGGATCGACAGCTTATGACAACTGGGTGACGACAGGGGCAGCTGTGTACAGGCAGTTCTGGCTCTTTGACGTGAAAAACCCAGTGGAGGTTGTGCAGTACGGTGCGAAACCAGTGGTCGTGGAAAAAGGACCTTACACCTACAGGTAATGTTGGCTCGTTCACctcttgtgtttcctgttgtgcCACCGTCACACTCATCTGATGACAAGAATCTGCTCTAACGAATCTAACTCAAACCTCCCCCCGTCCAGGACGAGGTATCTGCCCAGAGCAAACATCACGTTCAACCCCAATGATACCGTTTCCTTCCTGCTGCCTCTCAATGCCATCTTTGAGCCGGCCATGTCGGTGGGACCAGAGGAGGACAAGGTCACCTCCCTCAACCTGGCTGTGGCTGTAAGTGAGTGTCACCCACTTGGCGGTGAAACCTGCAGTGACTCAGCCTTATTTTTTGTCAAAATATACATCAAATAGACTTCTCTTGAAGAggatttctgtctgtttttggTTGTTCTTACAACACTGTGATCAATTCTGCAGGTTTggtttaattatttgatgctataaaaattgTTGTGTACAATTTATGTCGCATCCTGTGTCATAAAgcaggatttttatttccttaactcctgaagcagcagcagctgttgtgtgCTAGCTGCAcagcacacaacacaacacacagtttgtttttcgTGTTTTTGCATCGTTCTGGAACCAAACTGTTTAACTGACACACCTGCAACAATGACTAAATTATACATTTGCTCTTTTTCAGGGAGCTTATTCAATGTTTCCCGAAGAAGTTCATCCGTTCCTGAATGCTTTGATAAAGTCGAGCAACTCCTCCCTGTTCCAGTACCGCACAGTCAAGGAATTGCTGTGGGGTTACAAAGACCCCATGCTGAAAAGTACCCTGGGCGTATTTGTACCCGTAAGTGATCCGATATTTTAGCTTTACTCTCATATATACAGACGAGACAAGACCTACACAGCGACGCCTTTAAAATTGACATGAATTAATCTTTTCCTAAAGTACAATAACACCTATGATGGCTACTACACTGTTTACACTGGAAAGGAGGACATCTCACGAGTGGGGATTATTGACAGGTGGCGAGGAGAGAGGTGAGTCGGACAGTTGTACAGGTTTTTAAAAGTGAGGAGGCTGTTTTTctagaaatgtaaaatataatttggcTGTGTCTGATTTTTCCTAACAGGAGTTTGCCTTACTGGAACGACACGTACTGTGACATGATCAATGGAACAGGTACAACTCATGCAGCGATATGAagctgaacaaacaaacaaacaacatacgtctacaaaaaaaatcataattataaCCTTATATCTCCTCGTTTCCTCAGATGCGTCCTCCTTCCCTCCGTTTCTGGACAAAAAGAAGCCTCTCTACTTCTTCTCATCAGACATCTGCAGgtgattaaaatgatttatcatCCTATTCTGAGGGCCTGCCACCTTTTAACTTGTTTCCCCTCAGCGACCACTAGAGGTCAGAGCTTTCCAGTACCAAAACCACTGCACTCCAGCCGTTCTGAGCTGAGTTGCTCAGCAGAGTGAACTGGGTACATGAGGTCAGTTGCTTGAAGATTCatgacatgtgtttgttttgtcttcaggTCCGTGTCAGCCAGCTATGAGAAGACCATGGATCTGAAAGG
Above is a genomic segment from Hippoglossus hippoglossus isolate fHipHip1 chromosome 23, fHipHip1.pri, whole genome shotgun sequence containing:
- the cd36 gene encoding platelet glycoprotein 4 isoform X2 is translated as MGCCNKECGLIAGAVIGAVVAILGGVLIPVGNRIIKGTVEKESVIEPGSTAYDNWVTTGAAVYRQFWLFDVKNPVEVVQYGAKPVVVEKGPYTYRTRYLPRANITFNPNDTVSFLLPLNAIFEPAMSVGPEEDKVTSLNLAVAVIHPFLNALIKSSNSSLFQYRTVKELLWGYKDPMLKSTLGVFVPYNNTYDGYYTVYTGKEDISRVGIIDRWRGERSLPYWNDTYCDMINGTDASSFPPFLDKKKPLYFFSSDICRSVSASYEKTMDLKGIKVYRYTLLPSTLASPTVNPDNRCFCKNPKTTKNCTLAGVLDIGPCKDARPIYISLPHFLQGSPSLREAILGLNPSEEHHQTFLDVEPTTGFSLRFAKRIQLNMMYGPSNVITVLEKVKDYTVFPILWMNETAALDEATADMFKKELISRIQMLEIIQQSLLGTGLTVFALCLIFYCVVRRRRSKSMF
- the cd36 gene encoding platelet glycoprotein 4 isoform X1, with product MGCCNKECGLIAGAVIGAVVAILGGVLIPVGNRIIKGTVEKESVIEPGSTAYDNWVTTGAAVYRQFWLFDVKNPVEVVQYGAKPVVVEKGPYTYRTRYLPRANITFNPNDTVSFLLPLNAIFEPAMSVGPEEDKVTSLNLAVAGAYSMFPEEVHPFLNALIKSSNSSLFQYRTVKELLWGYKDPMLKSTLGVFVPYNNTYDGYYTVYTGKEDISRVGIIDRWRGERSLPYWNDTYCDMINGTDASSFPPFLDKKKPLYFFSSDICRSVSASYEKTMDLKGIKVYRYTLLPSTLASPTVNPDNRCFCKNPKTTKNCTLAGVLDIGPCKDARPIYISLPHFLQGSPSLREAILGLNPSEEHHQTFLDVEPTTGFSLRFAKRIQLNMMYGPSNVITVLEKVKDYTVFPILWMNETAALDEATADMFKKELISRIQMLEIIQQSLLGTGLTVFALCLIFYCVVRRRRSKSMF